A window of Brachybacterium fresconis contains these coding sequences:
- a CDS encoding ATP:cob(I)alamin adenosyltransferase: MSDAQHSHRGEDASLHRSAHALGRTDLGDVGEVTKHDSRLSAFGACEEANVAVGTALAFGDFGVEVAATLTSVQNDLFDLAADLSVPFDETDESDVVRITEQHLTWVDRAYEHYSSQLSPVDGYIVPGGTVPATLLYQARVAVRRAERTTLAAMAEFPGSTNALVPRYLNSASSLFFVLARTHNAELGDTMWNPLGSVTARTQN; encoded by the coding sequence ATGAGTGACGCACAGCACAGTCACCGGGGCGAGGACGCCTCGCTCCACCGCAGTGCGCATGCCCTGGGGCGCACCGACCTCGGTGACGTGGGCGAGGTGACCAAGCACGACAGCCGACTGTCCGCCTTCGGCGCCTGCGAGGAAGCCAATGTCGCGGTCGGCACCGCCCTGGCGTTCGGGGACTTCGGGGTCGAGGTGGCCGCGACGCTGACGAGCGTGCAGAACGATCTCTTCGACCTGGCCGCCGACCTCAGCGTGCCGTTCGACGAGACCGATGAATCCGACGTCGTGCGGATCACCGAGCAGCACCTGACGTGGGTCGACCGAGCCTATGAGCACTACTCCTCGCAGCTCTCGCCCGTCGACGGGTACATCGTGCCGGGCGGCACCGTTCCGGCGACGCTGCTGTACCAGGCGCGGGTCGCCGTGCGCAGGGCCGAGCGCACCACCCTGGCGGCCATGGCCGAATTCCCCGGATCGACCAACGCCCTGGTGCCGCGCTACCTCAACAGCGCGTCGTCGTTGTTCTTCGTCCTGGCCCGCACGCACAACGCCGAGCTCGGGGACACGATGTGGAACCCGCTGGGCTCCGTCACCGCTCGGACACAGAACTAG
- a CDS encoding GNAT family N-acetyltransferase — translation MSSHPRRSTSKTSKSSKSSKPSKTSQTSKNPRGTASRPLSGFRLTEALIAGWRPLQRLDVDGFALLRSRGVTRRANSAVALDAPSSQDGLAAAIDRVESLYEMSGETPVFRVLDLHGPERLDDVLRERGYRRDGDSELLTTALGRRRGDVPHPSAEIRTGALDEGWFEAAWQLAPREGEQARRTVHDILAGTPAVQVLLRADGAPDAAPVAVGRAALAPVGKETVAVLNMIAVDPAHRRQGLGRALSRTLLALAAVQGASRALLEVERDNGAARALYRQLGFDRLGGYHYRARSSSVSER, via the coding sequence ATGAGCTCCCACCCCCGCCGCAGCACCTCGAAGACGTCGAAGTCCTCGAAGTCCTCGAAGCCTTCGAAGACCTCCCAGACCTCCAAGAATCCCCGGGGCACCGCCTCCCGACCGCTGAGCGGATTCCGTCTCACCGAGGCGCTGATCGCCGGCTGGAGGCCGCTGCAGCGCCTCGACGTCGACGGCTTCGCCCTGCTGCGCTCCCGCGGCGTCACCCGTCGTGCCAACAGCGCCGTCGCCCTGGACGCCCCGAGCTCACAGGACGGCCTGGCCGCGGCGATCGACCGGGTCGAGTCCCTGTACGAGATGAGCGGGGAGACGCCCGTCTTCCGGGTCCTGGACCTCCACGGCCCCGAGCGGTTGGACGACGTTCTGCGCGAACGCGGCTACCGGCGCGATGGCGACAGCGAGCTGCTCACGACCGCCCTCGGCCGCAGGCGCGGGGATGTGCCGCATCCTTCGGCCGAGATCCGCACCGGCGCCCTGGACGAGGGCTGGTTCGAGGCAGCCTGGCAGCTCGCCCCGCGAGAGGGCGAGCAGGCACGTCGGACCGTCCACGACATCCTCGCCGGAACTCCTGCGGTCCAGGTGCTGCTGCGAGCCGACGGGGCCCCGGACGCCGCCCCGGTCGCCGTGGGACGCGCGGCTCTCGCCCCCGTGGGCAAGGAGACCGTCGCGGTGCTGAACATGATCGCGGTGGACCCCGCCCACCGTCGCCAGGGCCTCGGCCGCGCCCTCTCCCGGACCCTGCTGGCGCTCGCGGCCGTCCAGGGCGCGAGCCGCGCCCTCCTCGAGGTCGAGCGGGACAACGGCGCCGCGCGAGCGCTGTATCGGCAGCTCGGGTTCGACCGCCTCGGCGGCTACCACTACCGAGCGCGGTCTAGTTCTGTGTCCGAGCGGTGA
- a CDS encoding RecQ family ATP-dependent DNA helicase, giving the protein MDSPASPPAPTATTTAGTLRDEAQEALRALTGRADAAFHEGQFEAISALVEQRRRVLVVQRTGWGKSAVYFLAALLQRRRGAGPALIISPLIALMRDQVAAARRAGVRAEAISSANPTQWADIEQALDDDELDVLLVSPERLVNPRFRADQLPRLIERCGLLVIDEAHCISDWGHDFRPDYRRLRDLVGELGDQVPVLATTATANSRVVADVAEQLDAQSEGAAPVLTLRGSLTRDSLRLGCLTLPDDRARLEYLVRHLDQLPGSGIIYTLTVSAAEDLADLLDRPDRRVRAYTGRTDAEERAELEQALKDNEVKALAATSALGMGFDKPDLGFVVHLGAPSSPVAYYQQVGRAGRATDTADVLLLPGREDRAIWEYFATASMPSQADADAVLAELGTASGPVSTPALEARVDVKRSALELLVKVLAVEGALQAVRGGWISTGEPWTYDAPRYENVARARREEQQAMLDYERLQPGDPQQCRMLFLARQLDDDTASPCGRCDVCTAPWYPGPDAASAPAGTDSPATGAEPVPGADSSQEAVARLLDRVGVPVDPRKQWPQGLDRLGLTAESGAALRGNIPPGERLEEGRALARMSDLGWAVPLRELLHVDEQGHRVDAPLTPAIAQRVVEVLADWDWDRRPAAVLGIGSTTRPRLVRELAAGIARLGKMQDLGDLPLASDAAPLFGARNSAFRVAALWDRFVITPELTEQLSALEGAPILLVDDEIDTRWTMTLAGRLLRRAGSGPVLPLSLALVS; this is encoded by the coding sequence ATGGACTCCCCCGCCTCGCCCCCCGCCCCCACCGCGACCACGACCGCTGGGACCCTGCGCGATGAGGCGCAGGAGGCGCTGCGTGCCCTGACCGGCCGCGCCGACGCCGCTTTCCACGAGGGGCAGTTCGAGGCGATCTCGGCCCTGGTCGAGCAGCGGCGGCGGGTGCTCGTGGTCCAGCGGACCGGCTGGGGCAAGTCCGCCGTGTACTTCCTGGCCGCCCTGCTGCAGCGGCGCCGCGGCGCAGGTCCGGCGCTGATCATCTCCCCGCTCATCGCCCTGATGCGCGACCAGGTGGCGGCCGCGCGCCGGGCGGGGGTCCGGGCCGAGGCGATCAGCTCGGCGAACCCGACCCAGTGGGCCGATATCGAGCAGGCGCTGGACGACGACGAGCTCGACGTCCTGCTGGTCTCCCCCGAGCGTCTGGTCAATCCGCGGTTCCGCGCGGATCAGCTGCCCCGTCTGATCGAGCGCTGCGGCCTGCTGGTGATCGACGAGGCGCACTGCATCTCCGACTGGGGCCACGACTTCCGCCCCGACTACCGGCGCCTGCGGGACCTGGTCGGCGAGCTCGGCGACCAGGTGCCCGTGCTCGCGACCACGGCGACGGCGAACTCCCGCGTGGTCGCCGACGTCGCCGAGCAGCTCGACGCCCAGAGCGAGGGGGCGGCGCCGGTGCTGACCCTGCGCGGCTCGCTCACCCGGGACTCGCTGCGCCTGGGTTGCCTGACCCTGCCTGATGACCGCGCGCGCCTGGAGTATCTGGTCCGCCACCTCGATCAGCTGCCGGGCTCGGGGATCATCTACACCTTGACGGTCTCCGCGGCGGAGGACCTCGCGGACCTGCTGGATCGTCCCGACCGCCGGGTGCGCGCCTACACCGGCCGCACGGATGCCGAGGAACGGGCCGAGCTCGAACAGGCCCTGAAAGACAACGAGGTCAAGGCACTCGCCGCCACCAGTGCGCTGGGGATGGGTTTCGACAAGCCCGATCTCGGCTTCGTCGTGCACCTGGGGGCGCCGAGCTCCCCGGTGGCCTATTACCAGCAGGTCGGCCGCGCCGGTCGTGCGACCGACACCGCCGATGTGCTGCTGCTGCCGGGGCGCGAGGACCGAGCCATCTGGGAGTACTTCGCGACCGCCTCGATGCCCTCCCAGGCCGATGCCGATGCGGTGCTCGCCGAGCTCGGCACCGCGTCGGGACCCGTGTCCACCCCGGCGCTCGAAGCCCGGGTGGACGTCAAGCGCAGCGCGCTCGAGCTGCTGGTGAAGGTGCTCGCGGTCGAAGGCGCGCTCCAGGCGGTGCGCGGCGGCTGGATCTCCACGGGCGAGCCCTGGACCTATGATGCGCCGCGCTACGAGAACGTCGCCCGGGCCCGCCGCGAGGAGCAGCAGGCGATGCTCGACTACGAACGCCTCCAGCCCGGGGATCCCCAGCAGTGCCGGATGCTGTTCCTGGCCCGGCAGCTCGATGACGACACGGCCTCCCCCTGCGGGCGCTGCGACGTGTGCACCGCGCCGTGGTATCCGGGCCCCGATGCCGCCTCGGCCCCTGCCGGCACGGACTCCCCGGCCACCGGAGCGGAGCCGGTCCCGGGAGCGGACTCGTCCCAGGAGGCGGTCGCCCGCCTGCTGGACCGCGTCGGGGTGCCGGTGGACCCGCGCAAGCAGTGGCCGCAGGGGCTGGACCGGCTCGGGCTGACCGCGGAGTCCGGCGCGGCGCTGCGCGGGAACATCCCGCCCGGGGAACGCCTCGAGGAGGGTCGGGCGCTGGCGCGCATGTCGGACCTGGGATGGGCGGTGCCGCTGCGGGAGCTGCTCCACGTCGATGAGCAGGGACATCGGGTCGATGCCCCGCTCACCCCGGCGATCGCCCAGCGGGTGGTCGAGGTGCTCGCCGACTGGGACTGGGACCGGCGCCCTGCGGCCGTGCTGGGGATCGGCTCCACCACCCGGCCGCGGCTGGTGCGCGAGCTCGCCGCCGGGATCGCGCGCCTCGGGAAGATGCAGGACCTCGGGGACCTTCCGCTGGCGTCCGACGCCGCCCCGCTGTTCGGGGCGCGCAACAGTGCCTTCCGCGTCGCGGCGCTGTGGGACAGGTTCGTGATCACCCCGGAGCTGACCGAGCAGCTCTCGGCCCTGGAGGGCGCGCCGATCCTCCTGGTCGACGACGAGATCGACACCCGTTGGACGATGACCCTGGCCGGGCGCCTGCTGCGTCGTGCGGGGTCGGGCCCCGTCCTGCCCCTGTCCCTGGCGCTGGTCAGCTGA
- a CDS encoding NAD-dependent DNA ligase LigA produces MSQDEQDTQPTAPPTENDAAAAQQRIAALTAQIEQAIEDYYVRDAPTMADSEYDALEHELQALEAQHPQLARADSPTQTVHGAVDAELVEIDHAERMLSLDNVFSIQELRDWCEHAGGELCQEVRWLTELKIDGLAINLRYENGELVTAATRGDGRTGEDVTVNALRLEGIPQSLAGSGHPALVEVRGEVFMPTADFARLNEFQVELRDRAVAESRTRWETRQAKGRRAFDEEKEHLAATRRFPTFANPRNSAAGGLRQQLEKKTGLEREAGEARLESLRLTVHGIGAWPDPPVGSQSEVYDLLASWGLPTSRYMQVVDSADDVVRYVEDYGERRHDLEHEIDGIVIKVDSFAQQRALGATSRAPRWATAFKFPPEEVTTKLVDIQVQVGRTGRVTPFGVMEPVKVAGSTVEKATLHNQFDVERKGVLIGDTIVLRKAGDVIPEILAPVESLRDGSERPFVMPSRCPACGTTIRPEKEGEKDWRCPNQKDCPAQVTGRVEHAASRGGFDIEALGEESAIALTDPDKRRGEALAALSTGHSIHLPIREASDAELENFVVVKNGQVTQGTDGVPLLRITAAEDPLLPGLQDPVVTTGDDLFDLTAEALREVVVWQSERRDGEPTGDWRIQPAFWSRPQFKHYKRENAWKQQKTPAVLKTTETLLSELEKAKARPLWRVLVALSIRHVGPTAARSLATAYGSMDAIREAGVEQLADTDGVGPIIAEAVTEWFAVDWHRTLVDGWAASGVRMVDDVEEGFVKTLEGLTVVVTGGLDGFSRDGAKEAVISRGGKSSGSVSKKTDFVVVGENAGSKETKARDLGLRILDEAGFVALLEGGPEAVAEPGEDPEGDAEAEDGPTTEDGPTTEDGPTTDDAPGHDAER; encoded by the coding sequence GTGAGTCAGGACGAGCAGGACACCCAGCCCACCGCACCGCCGACCGAGAACGACGCCGCCGCCGCGCAGCAGCGCATCGCCGCGCTGACGGCGCAGATCGAGCAGGCCATCGAGGACTACTACGTCCGCGACGCCCCGACGATGGCCGACTCCGAGTACGACGCCCTGGAGCACGAGCTGCAGGCGCTCGAGGCGCAGCACCCGCAGCTGGCCCGGGCGGACTCGCCGACGCAGACGGTCCATGGCGCGGTCGATGCCGAGCTCGTGGAGATCGACCATGCGGAGCGGATGCTCAGCCTCGACAACGTCTTCTCGATCCAGGAGCTGCGGGACTGGTGCGAACATGCCGGGGGCGAGCTCTGCCAGGAGGTGCGCTGGCTCACCGAGCTGAAGATCGACGGTCTGGCGATCAACCTCCGCTACGAGAACGGGGAGCTGGTCACGGCCGCGACGCGGGGCGACGGCCGCACCGGGGAGGACGTGACCGTCAACGCCCTGCGGCTCGAGGGAATCCCGCAGTCCCTGGCCGGGAGCGGCCATCCCGCCCTGGTCGAGGTGCGCGGCGAGGTGTTCATGCCCACCGCGGATTTCGCGCGGCTCAACGAGTTCCAGGTCGAGCTGCGCGATCGAGCGGTCGCAGAGTCCCGCACCCGCTGGGAGACGCGTCAGGCGAAGGGCCGACGGGCCTTCGACGAGGAGAAGGAGCACCTCGCGGCGACCCGCCGCTTCCCGACCTTCGCCAACCCCCGCAACTCCGCGGCGGGTGGACTGCGCCAGCAGCTCGAGAAGAAGACGGGGCTCGAGCGGGAGGCCGGCGAGGCGCGGCTGGAGTCCCTGCGCCTGACCGTGCACGGGATCGGGGCATGGCCGGATCCGCCCGTCGGCTCGCAGAGCGAGGTGTACGACCTGCTGGCCTCGTGGGGTCTGCCGACCAGCAGGTACATGCAGGTCGTCGACTCGGCCGACGACGTGGTCCGGTACGTCGAGGACTACGGCGAGCGCCGCCATGACCTCGAGCACGAGATCGACGGCATCGTGATCAAAGTGGATTCCTTCGCGCAGCAGCGGGCCCTGGGCGCGACTTCCCGCGCTCCGCGGTGGGCGACGGCCTTCAAGTTCCCGCCCGAGGAGGTCACCACGAAGCTGGTGGACATCCAGGTGCAGGTGGGGCGCACCGGGCGGGTGACCCCCTTCGGGGTGATGGAGCCGGTGAAGGTCGCCGGTTCCACCGTCGAGAAGGCGACGCTGCACAATCAGTTCGACGTCGAGCGCAAGGGCGTGCTGATCGGCGACACCATCGTGCTGCGCAAGGCCGGGGACGTGATCCCGGAGATCCTCGCACCGGTGGAATCGCTCCGCGACGGCAGCGAGCGTCCCTTCGTGATGCCGAGCCGGTGCCCCGCCTGCGGCACCACCATCCGCCCCGAGAAGGAGGGGGAGAAGGACTGGCGCTGCCCCAACCAGAAGGACTGCCCCGCGCAGGTCACCGGGCGCGTCGAGCATGCGGCCTCCCGCGGAGGCTTCGACATCGAAGCGCTCGGCGAGGAGTCCGCGATCGCTCTGACCGACCCCGACAAGCGCCGGGGCGAGGCGCTCGCCGCCCTGAGCACCGGGCACAGCATCCACCTGCCGATCCGCGAGGCCTCCGATGCGGAGCTCGAGAACTTCGTGGTGGTCAAGAACGGCCAGGTCACCCAGGGGACCGACGGGGTCCCGCTGCTGCGCATCACCGCGGCGGAGGACCCTCTGCTGCCCGGTCTGCAGGACCCCGTGGTCACCACGGGCGACGATCTGTTCGATCTCACCGCCGAGGCGCTGCGCGAGGTGGTCGTCTGGCAGAGCGAGCGTCGTGACGGCGAGCCGACGGGGGACTGGCGCATCCAGCCCGCGTTCTGGTCCCGGCCGCAGTTCAAGCACTACAAGCGCGAGAACGCGTGGAAGCAGCAGAAGACTCCCGCCGTGCTGAAGACCACCGAGACGCTCCTGTCCGAGCTGGAGAAGGCGAAGGCCCGGCCGCTGTGGCGGGTGCTGGTGGCCCTGTCCATCCGGCACGTCGGTCCGACGGCCGCCCGTTCGCTCGCCACCGCCTACGGGTCCATGGACGCGATCCGCGAAGCGGGCGTCGAGCAGCTCGCCGACACCGACGGGGTCGGCCCGATCATCGCCGAGGCCGTCACCGAATGGTTCGCGGTCGACTGGCACCGCACGCTCGTCGACGGCTGGGCCGCCTCCGGGGTGCGCATGGTCGACGACGTCGAGGAGGGCTTCGTCAAGACTCTCGAGGGGCTGACGGTCGTGGTCACCGGCGGCCTGGACGGCTTCAGCCGGGACGGTGCCAAGGAGGCGGTCATCTCCCGCGGCGGGAAGTCCTCCGGCTCGGTCTCGAAGAAGACGGACTTCGTGGTGGTCGGCGAGAACGCCGGCTCGAAGGAGACCAAGGCCCGCGACCTCGGGCTGCGGATCCTCGACGAGGCCGGCTTCGTGGCCCTGCTCGAGGGCGGGCCCGAGGCGGTGGCTGAGCCGGGCGAGGATCCTGAGGGCGACGCAGAGGCGGAGGACGGCCCGACCACGGAGGACGGCCCGACCACGGAGGACGGCCCGACCACGGACGACGCCCCCGGGCACGACGCCGAGAGGTAG
- the mnmA gene encoding tRNA 2-thiouridine(34) synthase MnmA codes for MKVLAAMSGGVDSAVAAARAAEAGHEVVGVHMALSKNRDQTRSGSRGCCTVEDASDARRAAEKIGIPYYVWDLSDDFHDLVVEDFLSEYAAGRTPNPCVRCNERIKFASLLERATVLGFDAVCTGHYASIRADGPGGAPSLHRSRNQAKDQSYVLAVMGPDAVGRSVFPLGEYETKDEVRAEARSRGLGVSTKPDSYDICFVADGDTRGFLERNLGQAPGEIRDPDGAVLGTHRGTHGFTIGQRKGLGLQQPAADGAPRYVVDIDPSSRQVVVGAAELLSTRELIATDVVAFEPLSPGREVRAQIRAHGESIPAEVLEVPATATAAVPATAPRTGTGSADPAAGPASGTDPGTASPATASASLRVSLETPIRGVAPGQTLVLYDGDRVIAASTLERRA; via the coding sequence ATGAAGGTGCTGGCAGCGATGAGCGGCGGGGTCGACTCCGCCGTGGCGGCGGCGCGCGCGGCCGAGGCCGGGCATGAGGTCGTCGGTGTCCACATGGCGCTGTCGAAGAATCGTGACCAGACCCGCAGCGGCTCCCGGGGCTGCTGCACCGTCGAGGACGCCTCCGACGCCCGCCGCGCGGCGGAGAAGATCGGCATCCCGTACTACGTCTGGGACCTCTCGGACGATTTCCACGACCTGGTCGTGGAGGACTTCCTGTCCGAGTACGCGGCCGGCCGGACCCCCAATCCCTGCGTGCGCTGCAACGAGCGCATCAAGTTCGCCTCCCTCCTGGAGCGCGCCACGGTGCTCGGCTTCGATGCCGTGTGCACCGGCCACTACGCCTCGATCCGCGCCGACGGGCCGGGTGGCGCGCCGTCCCTGCATCGCTCCCGGAACCAGGCCAAGGACCAGTCCTACGTCCTGGCCGTGATGGGCCCGGATGCGGTGGGCCGCTCGGTGTTCCCCCTGGGCGAGTACGAGACCAAGGACGAGGTGCGCGCCGAGGCCCGCTCGCGCGGCCTGGGGGTCTCGACCAAGCCCGACAGCTACGACATCTGCTTCGTGGCCGATGGCGACACCCGCGGCTTCCTCGAGCGCAACCTCGGCCAGGCACCCGGGGAGATCCGGGACCCGGACGGCGCCGTGCTCGGCACTCACCGCGGCACCCACGGCTTCACCATCGGCCAGCGCAAGGGCCTGGGCCTGCAGCAGCCCGCCGCCGACGGCGCCCCGCGGTACGTGGTCGACATCGATCCCTCCTCCCGGCAGGTCGTCGTCGGCGCCGCCGAGCTGCTCTCGACCCGCGAGCTGATCGCCACCGACGTCGTCGCCTTCGAGCCGCTCTCGCCCGGCCGCGAGGTCCGCGCCCAGATCCGCGCCCATGGCGAGTCGATTCCCGCCGAAGTCCTCGAGGTGCCCGCCACGGCCACCGCAGCCGTGCCCGCGACGGCTCCACGGACCGGAACAGGCTCCGCCGATCCGGCAGCCGGTCCCGCGTCCGGCACCGACCCCGGTACCGCTTCCCCCGCTACCGCATCCGCGAGCCTCCGCGTGAGTCTCGAGACCCCGATCCGCGGCGTCGCACCCGGTCAGACCCTCGTCCTGTACGACGGCGACCGCGTGATCGCCGCCTCCACGTTGGAGCGCCGCGCATGA
- a CDS encoding phosphotransferase, whose protein sequence is MDTCTGLTPPQRDLVHHWLPRAELVTDHSWGLVATTVLELSGPDGHVIVKAGGAEDHHIAREIAAHRRWLLPLASSGHAPQMVIADEETKLLVTDHLPGRLVEGDPSQDAPETYRQAGILLSRFHGQHAESSTTWDDQLAAHARRWLAGPHRIDPASVRALRREIDAWPTGSTVDLVPTHGDWQPRNWLIDDGTVRIIDFGRTDLRPAVTDFARLARQDFSRDPWLEAAFLDGYGSDPREPGLWRRTLLGEAIGTAGWAHRVGSESFEKLGLRQIDQLLR, encoded by the coding sequence GTGGATACATGCACCGGTCTCACCCCGCCCCAGCGCGACCTCGTCCATCACTGGCTCCCCCGCGCCGAGCTCGTCACCGACCACAGCTGGGGACTGGTCGCCACGACGGTGCTGGAGCTCTCCGGTCCCGATGGCCACGTGATCGTCAAGGCCGGCGGCGCGGAGGACCACCACATCGCCCGCGAGATCGCCGCGCACCGCCGATGGCTGCTTCCCTTGGCCTCCTCCGGGCACGCCCCGCAGATGGTGATCGCCGACGAGGAGACGAAACTCCTGGTGACCGATCATCTTCCCGGACGTCTTGTCGAGGGCGACCCCTCGCAGGACGCACCAGAGACGTATCGACAGGCCGGGATCCTTCTGTCCCGCTTCCACGGGCAGCACGCCGAGTCGAGCACGACGTGGGATGACCAGCTCGCCGCGCATGCACGCCGCTGGCTCGCCGGCCCGCACCGGATCGATCCCGCCTCCGTGCGTGCACTTCGACGCGAGATCGACGCCTGGCCCACGGGCAGCACGGTCGACCTGGTCCCGACCCACGGGGATTGGCAGCCGCGCAACTGGCTGATCGATGACGGCACCGTGCGGATCATCGATTTCGGGCGCACCGATCTGCGTCCGGCCGTGACGGACTTCGCCCGCCTGGCCCGGCAGGACTTCTCCCGCGATCCCTGGCTCGAGGCAGCCTTCCTCGACGGCTACGGCAGCGATCCGCGCGAGCCGGGCCTGTGGCGGCGCACCCTGCTCGGCGAGGCGATCGGCACCGCGGGATGGGCCCACCGTGTCGGCAGCGAGTCCTTCGAGAAGCTCGGACTGCGCCAGATCGACCAGCTGCTCCGCTGA
- a CDS encoding cysteine desulfurase family protein, with protein MTEQNEDMSTQMSADGTTAADPGQERAYLDHAATTVMRPAAREAFLEASRVQGNPSAVHASGRRARAVLDDALETIAELLDVPRSWLIMTSGGTEADNLAIRSVALGAATRDPRRTAVAVAATDHPAILATARSLATTAPSIEARLLPVDARGLLLPEQTADLLADGAVSVVSAALVNNETGARQDLAALGAIARPHGTLVHTDAVQGVGHAERPSWDDVDLMSLSGHKIGAPVGVGALVAKPDVPFGMATTGGGQQRGVRSGTLDLAHAASFAAALRETLAEREQETERIRALARRLRAGIAEIDPEARFTLAEDSPQSGHIVHVVFPGADADSLLFLLDERGVDSSAGSACSAGVTQASPVLAAMGIPDQLSRGALRLSLGWTSTGRDVEQLLRALPESLTKARAVGALFG; from the coding sequence ATGACGGAGCAGAACGAGGACATGAGCACGCAGATGAGTGCCGACGGAACGACCGCCGCTGATCCGGGGCAGGAGCGGGCCTACCTCGACCACGCCGCGACCACCGTGATGCGTCCGGCCGCACGGGAGGCCTTCCTCGAGGCCTCGAGGGTGCAGGGCAACCCGTCGGCGGTGCACGCCTCGGGGCGGCGGGCACGCGCCGTGCTCGACGACGCGCTGGAGACGATCGCCGAGCTGCTCGACGTCCCGCGCAGCTGGCTGATCATGACCTCCGGCGGCACGGAGGCGGACAACCTGGCGATCCGCTCGGTCGCCCTCGGCGCGGCGACGCGCGATCCACGCCGCACGGCGGTGGCGGTCGCCGCGACCGACCATCCCGCGATCCTCGCCACCGCCCGCTCGCTGGCCACGACCGCGCCGAGCATCGAGGCGCGTCTGCTGCCGGTGGATGCCCGAGGCCTGCTGCTGCCGGAGCAGACCGCCGATCTGCTCGCCGACGGCGCCGTGAGCGTGGTCAGTGCGGCGCTGGTGAACAACGAGACCGGCGCCCGGCAGGACCTCGCCGCGCTCGGCGCGATAGCCCGGCCCCACGGCACCCTGGTGCACACCGACGCGGTCCAGGGCGTCGGCCACGCGGAGCGGCCCTCCTGGGACGACGTCGACCTGATGTCGCTGTCCGGTCACAAGATCGGGGCACCGGTGGGGGTGGGGGCTCTGGTGGCGAAGCCGGACGTACCCTTCGGGATGGCCACCACCGGCGGCGGCCAGCAGCGGGGCGTGCGCTCGGGAACGCTGGACCTCGCCCATGCCGCCTCCTTCGCCGCGGCGCTGCGCGAGACGCTGGCCGAGCGGGAGCAGGAGACCGAGCGGATACGAGCTCTCGCGCGGCGGCTGCGCGCTGGGATCGCCGAGATCGACCCCGAGGCCCGCTTCACCCTGGCGGAGGACTCCCCGCAGTCCGGCCACATCGTGCACGTCGTGTTCCCGGGAGCGGACGCGGATTCGCTGCTGTTCCTGCTGGATGAGCGCGGCGTGGACTCCTCGGCTGGCTCCGCCTGCTCGGCCGGCGTCACCCAGGCCAGCCCCGTGCTGGCGGCGATGGGCATCCCCGACCAGCTCTCGCGCGGCGCCCTGCGGCTGTCGCTGGGCTGGACCAGCACCGGGCGCGACGTCGAGCAGCTGCTGAGGGCCCTGCCGGAGTCCCTGACGAAGGCACGCGCGGTCGGGGCCCTGTTCGGCTGA
- a CDS encoding VWA domain-containing protein, with product MRLEYLMPLWAIIPLFGAMLIVCGVLLIRRPRQRVAWLRRGLMVVLLLMVALRPVTPLDGEQTERMNANVFFVVDRTGSMNAEDYAGEQPRLDGVKADMSRIMGMTEGSRYSVIAFDSTATQQLPLTTDAGAATAWIDTLTTEPTEYSQGSNVDRPLETLLVELSTTQREDPESQTLVYFLSDGENTDEKESESFSQAASFIDGGAVLGYGTAEGGPMKANGGPQDGEYITGPDGERGISSIDEEQLQTIASDLGVPYIHRDDPEAEIEGTMEGITLRPIPIESARDVTSFRDWYWIASIPLAALLIWELGEMTYRLPRKLDRHDIQGASR from the coding sequence ATGCGCCTGGAGTACCTCATGCCCCTGTGGGCGATCATCCCGCTGTTCGGCGCGATGCTGATCGTCTGCGGCGTGCTGCTGATCCGTCGGCCCCGGCAGCGGGTGGCATGGCTGCGCCGCGGCCTGATGGTGGTGCTGCTGCTGATGGTCGCCCTGCGCCCGGTGACTCCGCTGGACGGGGAGCAGACCGAGCGGATGAACGCGAACGTCTTCTTCGTGGTCGATCGCACCGGGTCGATGAATGCCGAGGACTACGCCGGAGAGCAGCCGCGCCTGGACGGGGTGAAGGCCGACATGAGCCGCATCATGGGCATGACCGAAGGCTCGCGGTACTCCGTCATCGCCTTCGACTCCACGGCCACCCAGCAGCTGCCGCTGACCACCGACGCAGGTGCCGCCACCGCCTGGATCGACACGCTGACCACCGAGCCCACCGAGTACTCCCAGGGTTCCAACGTCGACCGTCCGCTCGAGACGCTGCTGGTCGAGCTCTCCACCACCCAGCGGGAGGACCCGGAGTCCCAGACCCTCGTGTACTTCCTCTCCGACGGGGAGAACACCGACGAGAAGGAGTCGGAGTCCTTCAGCCAGGCGGCCTCCTTCATCGACGGCGGGGCGGTGCTCGGCTACGGGACCGCCGAGGGAGGCCCGATGAAGGCCAACGGCGGGCCCCAGGACGGGGAGTACATCACCGGCCCGGACGGCGAGCGGGGCATCTCCTCGATCGACGAGGAGCAGCTGCAGACGATCGCCTCCGACCTGGGCGTGCCCTACATCCACCGCGACGATCCCGAGGCCGAGATCGAGGGCACCATGGAGGGCATCACCCTGCGGCCGATCCCCATCGAGTCGGCCCGCGACGTGACCAGCTTCCGGGACTGGTACTGGATCGCCTCGATCCCGCTGGCGGCACTGCTGATCTGGGAGCTGGGGGAGATGACCTACCGGCTGCCGCGCAAGCTGGACCGCCACGACATCCAAGGAGCGTCCCGATGA